From the Asterias amurensis chromosome 1, ASM3211899v1 genome, the window GTTGGTTAAAACCCTTGTTGAACTGGTTGATGTTAGTTATTCAGTCTTTGACGTTAATTATTGGTCTATTTCAGTGACCAATTAACTAGGTTGTTCATTGTAGGTTTTGAGGGGTAAGCTCTATGACAGATTCTACAGTAGGTATGTTAACGACAATCAGTTGAGgaaatgatttacaaatgatgttgaccttttttaatacatttttcataAACGTAGTAATTTAGCTGCAGTAGGTGTTTTCAATCCTTTAGGGTATTAATTATTGATAATTGTGAATAGTTTTTACAACTAGTTAACCCTTTTCCAGCTGAAGATGACACTCAggcatttttttacaaaaactcacaaaatttgtgaaGTTCAGCCGCaatgttggaatcttgtttctctgatcagcaCATCATCATCTGATTAGATTTGACAGGTTCTAAAAAGAGTTGGCAAGTTTATGATATTAAACCTGTAGAATTGTTGGGAACAAATGCAAGCTACTAGTTTTTGTCAGtataacaattttattttgtgtttgttaagATCTCTTTGAaacaaagcaaattttgtgcgaTGTCCATCAACTATTTTAATTCTTTTATGGTAAACATGAGATTGTCTCAACATGTACGACAGCAAAGTGTACAATGGATCAAACTAGGTGTTTATTAGCGTATTAGCAGTATTAGTGTAGACTTATTCAGTTAAATAACCTCAGAACAAACTTAATAATTTGTCACATGTCTAGGTAGTTTGAGGAAAAGGGAGCATACAAACTTGTCCATTATTAGTGtagaattattaaataaataacttcAAAACTATTAGTTATTTCTCAATTCGCTTGTTAGattgattttgttatgaatattatgcCAAAAAGGAAACGGCAGGAATAGGTATTCTAAATAAGACGTCGCTTTGTTACTCTAGTCATGCACTGTTTGCAGAATCACAGGTGTCTTTCTAGATGTAAAATACACCAAATTATAAGTGATTTTATCGTCACTGATAAAACTTTAATTTTCCGACATCAACGTCAGactcatttttatgcaaaaaattgtaatttataatttgtttgaaatttacatgaagttaatcagtaggagtagttgttgatcctagATTTTCAATTTGTAGTTCtatagaatttgaaactttgttgtacttaggAGTTTAGAGATAGGTTAGGTTTatttaagagtttttttttctcagtctaGTTATCCTCCATGAACCCAATGTCATCCACAATATCTTCTGTTATGATACTCAATGCAATGAAGATGCAAATCTGATGTTTTCGTACAACCTcacttttgactttgaaatttgactttaTTTGAACATGTAATCACACacactgttaaaatgttgcgatgttttaacaaatccaaaatttatgattgatatgaaacaaaatttattcagAAGTGTAGTACTTCTAATGCAAGTGAAACCAATATATTCCTGAGTATGCTGTTAATATTGAAAAGAACATGCgtattttagtttgttttttttgtgctcgtcacaaaaattaacaaaattgttcaagttcagccgccatgttggaatcttgtttctctgatcagcgcATCATCATCTGGGTTGAAGTCTTCGTTATTCTGATGGTACAGGACTCAATCGGTGACGGAGTGGAAACGTCCTTTTACACTTcaaccaaaattcaaacttgaaacttgactccaagaacttagcgacgtgtttgcccgaacagggggagacgtccgatggtacacttgatacagattcatcaaacattttaacaGGCAACAGAATCCTTTCGACTTACGTTTTGGAccttgaaaaaaaatctttagtttgtttttggctttggacttaaaaaaaaaaaaccaatctttctagtttgtcaatcatgtaaagTAGGACTTTGGTAAAACAGACTATTAATGAAACATTAACttgatttaacttaataaaatgctttccttCCATTAATACTTAGATCATTAAGTCGCTTCACTTTCTAGATAGTAGTTGACCACACCAACTGGCTCACACGTTTgcgcaactctgctgcttctacagttcagtggtgcttaaaaaaatcaaaaaaatcccttaaaaattgccttttttataTAGACTAAGTCAGCCAAAAAAATTTCTCGTGCCGTTGTACGGTTCGAAATTAACTCCGTAAAAAGTTTGGCCCTACCCCCCCTATTATTAAAATCATGATCAACCAAGTACACCCCCTATAGGGGTGCAGAAGAGACTGTATCCCATAGTTAATGTACACCAACATGTAATCAACTAGAAATTTGCATATGACACTTATACAAggcgtcaaattcaaattaccaTTAGATTATATTGCTAGGTACATCAAAATGGAATGCAGCCCCTTATTAAAGGTATCGTCTTATAGCTTGTTgtgactttaaataacaataaaatggagttccattgtggacttagtcattttttgaccaaaaacactagccattgtttgtacttagtaattttttgagcagaaactcatagtcaatgtttggacttagtctttttttggacttagtcattttttgacaaaaacacttagtaattaTTGACTTTCTATGTCcttttgtggacttagtcattttttgaccaaaaaaatagccattgtttgtacttagtaatttttttagcagaaactcatagtcaatgtttgtacttagtctttttttggacttagtctATTTTTGactgtttgtacttagtctttttttggacttagtctatttttgacaaaaacactcagtaattattgactttctgtgtccttttgtggacttagtcattttttgaccaaaaacacttagtaattattgactttctgtgtccttttttggacttagtcattttttgaccaaaaacacttagtaattattgactttctgtgtccttttttggacttagtcatttttgactaaaaacactagtcaatgtttgtaccaagattgagattataaagtcacagaacaagctataagatgcggcctttacagaagatacaacattggtaGTTACGCTATTGTGATTTTAACTTTTAAGTTGAATTAATGCAGGAATTTAGTGGACATGCATTACCTtaaattttggtaagcatgcaagtaaacattcatctaaatgtccacttgatgtaaaaactgttttggaataaacaataaaagaaatttgttttgaaacgcTGCAAGTTTTAGATAATGTTTTTTGTGTCCAAATTTGTGCACTCTATATGCAGTATAtgaataccaatgttgtaccttctttaTAAGTAAGAAATGCTACCTGTATACCATAAAGGAGTCAAATTGAATTAGATTTCTTTGAAAAGAAACCAATCATCACTTTGATTCTGTAAATATTCTGaaaaagcacaaacaattattttgcaagtttgtggaaaccaaatagttgtaaaatttatgttttcatgagactagtttttttgttagccatgtggactccttttggacaaacaggttacatttcttccttggttgatcatttatatttcttagCTGTGGTTGTCATTTGCCAGCTGATGTTTCTTGGATAAATTCTTAACTGGTTTGGGGTttaagttgaattttgaaactatacaCATTTTCAATACTGTTAATAAATACAAGTATGAATTTAAAGCtgtatttgattttacaaatacaatattatttgaattgtggcacttgacaagtgcattaaaaaaaacattttgaaataatttcaatgAGGGTTAAGTAATTTAACATCAACTGGCACATTTCTAACCATCAATTTAAGCAACTATCAAAATGAATAGTAAGGAAGCAATAGGAGTGCCAAAgcacccccaaaacaaaaattgttttaattaaaacattcgGGAAACATAACATATAACTTAGTCATAATCAAGTTCTTGAGGTAGGGGTGGGTTGGGGTTAATGTCTAACAGTGTGGCTATACTAACTGAtggtattgttttctttctttggaaAACAtgagtttgttcaaataaattcttgaaaattcaaataaacaatctaGTCTGGTTTGCTTATTATTCTCTGATGAATCCTAATATTTGGACAATTATTGGGTCTATGAACGGCTTTGATGATCCCCTATTCCCCTTCTAGGTGTTGATGAACTAATTAAAAGTAACTTTTAGAAAATAATAAAGATTGAGGATACTTTCGGTAATTATCAAACACCAGTCACTTGGTGTGCcacaataaatgcaaaaataacaaaccagtgaaatttTTGGttcaaatggtcatcaaagtaaacaaaatatgaaaggaAATCTACATTCcatgcacaaaattgtgtgctttcagatgcattgcctgaagcctttttcagatttaatttttttaagggttgaaatttttttaccactttccctaaaactacatttaactttaaagggtgtttttccaacaacattgttttacatcaacatGACCAGTGCTCTTACGTTTTCATGGTAAttactttttactttttggagtaactaccaagtacatgtacacctatTTAATAGGATgtattcaaaattaaaaagctaatttttttcaacatcCTTGGGGGCGGGGGTAGAGTTACATATTATTCATGAACAGTAATTCCATGTTTGCAAGTACAGAAATACAGTGTAATCGTTCCTTTTGGTGAACTAGAATTAGTTGCCTGTAATACAGGCATGATGTTTGGCTCTTGAGGGAAAGTATGAACATTTCATCAAGAAGGGCTCTTCtaaatgattggtttttaatAGAAATTTAACGGATTCATCGGAGGCcccacaaaaaagaagaagtaataAATAATGCGGGTcttaggagaagaaaaaaaaagtatgaggGAACTTTGGGCAAATGTGTTGGTATAAATTATCATGGCCCTACAGCTAGTAATAGAAATGTACATTTTGGTTGCCTTACAGAACGGTTGAGGCTTGTACCTCAGTGACTGCTGTTGTGACTGGACAGACTGTTGAGATGCAGGGAGAGGCAGCATACACTTCTGATGAAAGGGAAACATTCAGATCCCACGAActctgaaaaagaacaaaattatattatatAAATAAGTATGGATGTAAATTAGTGTTGATACATAATGAGGGGATATAGGAAGTATAAGGCATCGGGAAATTTTACTTCATCAGGACAGCATGTTCAGGGGGCCTTTAAATTGTCTCCACAtatacatgacatgtacagtGCTTCATGTTGTCAAATCTAATTCCCAACacacaagaaaacaattcaTAGAAAAACATGTGCACCATGTGAATTTACTCTAAACACTTGCATTGAAGGAATTGGAGAAACCAAAAACGTGTAGTGCAACGTGTTAGAATTCATCATCAAAATCGATGTGGGTCAATGTTTCAACAAAAATATCCGTCCCTAACAATATTTTCCTCACTTGTATTGAGCAAGAATTCAGTGGTTTAATCAATTTTAACACAATCTATGTTTCTTCTATTTGTGTTGAGGTTATATCATTAATTAGCCGACAGCAATTTGACTGTATTGCCAAGACAATCTTTAGAAACCCCCCTCAAATTTTCTCTTTTGCATCAACACATGAATCACTTACCTGATTAAGAAGATTCTATGAACATCCGTGCAGTTATCATCGTGGATGTTGTTGAATTTTGATGTCGGTTTTCGATGTAAAATGTTGCAGAAAATCTGCTTTTTCACCACACAATTGGAGCTCAACACACGATGTCTACGATCAGAAAGAAAATGGCCGCGGGGATCGGAGTAAAGGGGTGCATAAACCTCGTTCCaaggggtgatcgatcttgccgcgccatttttccccagcatgccttgctcgatgtgCATGCACGTGACGTGGTACGAACATCCTTTTAttggtcaaaatttgaaaaaatcatagGGGGTGAGGACAGCACTTAACTTAACTTttcctaattttgtttttaaggtgCGATGTTCTGCTCTTCATGATGCAGTAGGTgtttctgaagccttttaacagaagccaataataatatttgaagcaaTAATTAGGGAGTTagtgttattttttacttttacttgaaagtTGGGGTAAAacttcaaaaactatgtaaggGGTAAAGTCCGAATTTTAACCaaatatagccttatgattttttttcgagcaaaaagttcacaaggctttatatagccttatgaataTTTTAGagtgaaaagtttacaaggccatagacttatgatttttttgagcgaaaagtttacaaggcctcGTGATTTTTTCTGTAAAGAAATCATAAGGCTagaaatcataaggctatatatagccttgtgaactttccGTTGAGTGAACTTTTTattcgaaaaaaatcacataggcattagccttgtgaacttttcgttcaaaaaaatcataaggctataaccttgtgatattttccctcgaaaaaaatcattaggctaaagccttgtgaacttttcacgcGAAAAAACCAAAAGGCTATAATTATATAGCCAAATCACAAGGACTTGTTAACTTTTCGTTCGCAAAAAAATATAAGGCaataatagccttgtgaatttttcgctcaaacaaaatcacaagaacattattttggtttctGTGTAATTATTTGAAGTAACACATTGTCTTCCAACTTGTCAGCTGCCAAACAGAGATACGAACatcaataaaaatataattttcaaaGCAAACATACGATGTAcatgtttatattttgttttaatttttcataattttaaacATTACACATAGAATACATAAAAGCACAGTTGGATGTTCAAAGCAATAACATTAGGTGTTTTGCAGTAATTTAAGAAATAATATCTAGTGAATACTAATTGTTATCCTTAATTAGTTGATTTACATATAATATAAAGACAGATACTTAAATATAATGAAAGGTGGCAAGTTAAACTAAAAATCACAAGCTTTTAGCTATTTCTGCCatactttaaaagaaaactgcGTCtttaatgctactctcacactaggaAAAATATGCTAGAGCTAGAATGGGCTTACAAATGGAATTATTTGACAATCACTCAAACTTTGCAACATGCGCCGTgtttcgtaagcgttggtaacaattTCGAAACGTTCACTGGTCATTCTCCACCTCTTTTCGAAGATTACTCAATCAAAAAGTGGCGAATGTCCTTGCCAAACAATTACTATTGGatggtgaatattttcatcttggtCAACCCTCGGTCGTCCCTTGACCTCTCCTTAACAATGTATGgcgaatgcttaccaacgcttgaCAATGCTAGCCAATGCCTAACAAATAGGCAACGAACGTTGCGCATGTCGCGACTGAGCTTACCTAAAATTTCACAAATGAAGCGATTGCTAGCGAATGTTACGAATGCTTTGCGAATGCTTACGAAAGGGCTTACAAACGTTAATAATGCACTTAGGAATGTTACCAATGTCTTACCATTGTTGCCAATGTCTTGCTATTTTCTGACTAATTTCCGAACAATGGATTACGCGGACGCAATTGCTATAAATACCAGGGCGAATCTCGCTCTTGCAACTTGTTCGTTTGACAAACAGCAACACCACATTTGTAAGAAAGGGGACCCGCGAAGGTTCAAACGCCTTACAGGTGCCTTTACAAACTAATGCTCACGAATGATGaggcgaatgaccgtcttcgcaacactcgctgacataaaaaaaaggtttgtacattgaccgatcttcgtaaggagatgGGGCGTGACGGGTAACCGCTCTGATTTTTTTATGCACCCTTACGAAGACACAGCGAATGTTGCAAAGtgtgagcgattgtcaaatattttcatttgtaaGCACATTCACTCTAATATTATTTGCAAGAGTGTGAATCAGCATTGGAAAGCGCTTttaaatttcagcgaatgttgccaAGACAGTTATTCGCCGTAGATTTTCGTACGCATTGGTAGCCATTAGTAACCTTGGTAAAGCGTTCGTAAGCATTGGCAACTTTCGTAAGCTATTGTACGGCATTGGCAATCATTGGCTAGCATTGTTAAGTATTCGTAAAGATTCGTAACATATTGGTACTGACAGGTCAAGGGGTGACCGAGGGCGAAcgtgaaaatattcactatcaaTTCGCAAATTTTGGGCGAATTCACCgcgaatttcaaatattcatatttgcaagaatattcgcccaagtgtgagagtagcataacaAATGTGTCTAAATAAGGCCACTAAACAGAAGGTAAACTACACAACAGCAAATAAAATAGTACAACTACATATACACCATTTCAAAAACTGTGTCCCTCAATTCCAAATAAAATACGCAAATACAGAAGGGAAGAGTAACTGGTAACCAAGCACCGCGTCAAACTAAATCTCTCTAGAAGGATACCAGTTTGTTTTTGGTTATGAGTAATTTAATGTGTAGATGAAATTTATGTCACATTCAAATGGcgtgctatagccttgtgtacttagcaattttgcttgaaaatgtcacaaggccatagccttgggtacttaacaatttttgtttgaaagtaAATAGCCTTATGAAGTCACAAGGCCTGTAtacttgtgtacttagcaatatttgcctgaaaaagtcacaaggtaTGTATGTACTTAGTAGTTTTTGCTtcaaaaagtcacaaggctacttagcaatttttgcctgaaaaagtcacaaggccttgtgtacattgtacttgGCAatatttgcttgaaaaagtgcaTAATGCATTGTGTACGTTGATAAAAATACAAGGTTCCGCATGTAAGAGCAAAATTGGATTCATATAAATACATAACAATGAATAGCCCACCTTGTCCTTTTGAAGATGCTAACCAAGTTGGAATTTACCACACATGTTGCAAGAAGCAATTTATTGAAGATACCCTTTGTTGTCATTTACCTCTGTAATGTTGAACAAGTAGAGACCCAACATGGACCACTATTTGTCGAGGAAGGGGGAACAGTGCTCTTATTCCCATCAACATGAACCAAATACCTCGTTACAGAAATGCCGACTGGGTTAGTGGCCTCCAGCCTCCCAGTCTAATCACTCTTATTCCCCCACGGCAAAGCACTCTCTGGATCCACACCAGGTTTACAGTTAAACCTGCTCAACAAGAGGTCAATGTCAGGCCTGGAGTTACATggaggccatgacctctgtGCCCCCTGGCCTAGGTGCCCCCTGGCCTAGGTGCCCCCTAGCCTAGGTGCCCCCTTCAAGAGCTTCCCTGTAGAAGTTCCAGTGAAAGTGTCCTCTTTTCAAACTGgaaaagtggccttgccctctcgaaGGTGAAATTCCAGGTCTACACAGCATCACATAAAACCAATGGATGGTTATAACTGTTCGTAACAGTCCTTAAAAGAGTCCAGATAAATTGTGTCCCCACCTCATAAAGGTCGGAGGGCATGTAGCCATCCATCTCGACAGCCGATTAAAATCTCCTGCTCTCCGTTCTTGTCGAGATCCGCCACTGCCAGGGAGTTGATCCAATCTGATGCTTGGTATCGATTGACAAGCTGTAGAAACAAAGGACatcgaaataaataaacaaacagctCAAAATTTCAAGGACTTATATGACTGTTGCGCTTACTGGAACATTTTGGGGACCAATTTTCATACCTACATTTCTTCAATGAAACAAAGTTACGTACAAATTGGTCCCTATGTTCAAATACGCCCAAGACTTACAGAGTCTATCATGTCTATAGCACACATACCTTAGtattttacattattatctctttctcaactCCTTGGGGGCATACAAACTCAAGCTTCTTAAGGTTGCCTAATCCCTCTAAGGTTCCCATTTTATACACCTGGGTGAGGAGAAGCAAATATGGTTCAGTGCCTTGTTCAATGAAATAAGTGTCTAGAATCTGACCCACACACTCAATGATTCAGTCTAACTCCGAATCTGAATTATATTGTCGGCAAAGTATCCTAACataaacatcacaccaactttttgtaGAGAAAACAGTGTAGAAATTTCAGTTGTGACGAGGGAGAGAAAACCCAAGCAggcaggtagggactgaaaaacccaatccacatgttCGAGGAGGGATCAGCATGGAGAGAGACCACTGAGACACCTTTATTGCCCAAGTCATCACAACTTCAATATAGGATCTGTCTGGGTACCCTCAAACAGGGAGAAGCTGCTGGCTTCAATGGGAGATTGGGGCCCAATATTTCGGCAAAtctcacagaaaaaaaacccaaagtgtTTGTTACCTTGCAATTGATTTATGATAAGTACACGTAAGTGGCTGGTTAAAACGAAAAAAGACTTTAGTTATTAAGGGtgtgtttgtttagcttccctgggtcaaccacggtctgcccccggtgcgttccaATAGCTTTGACAttattccaggggctcacctgggtcagcccccagtgcacTGCTTGTGGagagggtcacttgggggtgacccgagtcGCATGCCATTACCgcaagagggcgagtgtgatcgttcgattagctcttgtcaggggctcacctgagtgagcaccgcagggtcaacccagggaagatAATCGAACACACCCTTAGAATGTCTTTTTACTTTGGGGAATGTAAACCTACCTTCCTGTTGTGATACAGCGTGACGTAGTTACTATGCCCAGCACTAAGCAGTGAATCTAACTCATCACTATGCCCTGTTGCTATGGAGGCAAGGTGCATGATGGGAAGCTGCATATTTGCGAATTCAGCCTTGTGTATCTGCGATAATGACATATGGAGAAACATTGTTATTACTCAAACAGAAATCTAAGCATAGTTGAAATTGtggttatacatgtagtttgggCAAAATAACTGTACAGAACATTGGCTCTTGTCTGGTTGCTCTTGTCTAAAGTgcattggtagagctgacaaaatagtcgcagacagtgttaTTAATATGTGTGATCATACACATACATGGAATAACAAACCAGGCTTAGAGTTGAGAGAAAGTAGAAACACAAATTTCAGCATGTTTATCACATTGTCCTTAAGTTTGGCAGCAACAAATTGGCTTAGGCGTCAGTGACAACATACAAAAGTAAAgcctcctccccctccccctgctgtgagaatctttttaaaatttgcttTGGCACACTCTGTGGTCAAATATGCCATCAAAAACCAGGGCAAATCCCTTTTCTTACTGACTCAGCGTACTTACAAAATACAAGGGAGCAAGGGACCGATTGCGTTACGTCTTATTTGAAGGACCAAACATCACaggtttaagtgtcttgcttaaggacactgTTGTCAAGATTTGAACTTCAATCCACACTCTATAGATCAGGACATCACAACTTCAGTCTAGTGCACCAGATCACTCACCAACGGAACACCACATGGTTTGAACCGTCCCTGAACAGTTTCAAAATCTGAGGACACAGTTTAGACTTACCTGAAAGTTATTCATGATGAAGATGGAGCCATCTTTACCACCTAGGGCTACCTGGCTGGTCGACCCTTGAAATACCTCAGTGGTCTGTAGCTCATCTTTGGAGAGGAAATTGCCACAACACATCTAGgataacataaataaataaataaataaataaaaatgggtgTATGCCTTGCGTTTAGaatcatttttgtttagcataacaaaatagccttatatttaaaaaagacaCTATCAGGACATTATCAAGACACTATACCATTTAACTTAAAAAGAtcataagggggtaagccttgcatttctaggGGGTGGTTTGAGCCCAGCATAGACCCTTTTCACTGATCTCACATTTCTATATAGCACTGCCGGATGTCTGCCATGCTAGAGAACTACGCACTTATACTATTCCATCTTGTAGTGTTGCGCAGTAAGAGTAGCATTTGTGTGTGGTCAGCGGTGCGGGCATATTGTACTCCAGCATGTTGTGGAAAACACAGTGAAGTCATCTGACAAATGTCTCTAGGGTAGTGTTATGGCAGAAGATTTAGTAAAATTTCTTGAaagagtggtggctctgaaaagagatgGTTTGGTCTCAGAGACCAAACCGGCTGAGACCAAACTGAGACCAAACAGGCTCTTTTCAGCGCTACCACTCCTTCagaagagattttactcatggttgtaagtttactattcatacttatatttatagttactcttattctcaacaccatgcaaagcttcaaacaccatttgcTATGGCTCCGGCTATAATCATCCACAAATCCTATTCTGCATGACAAAGATCTAGTTTCAAGTGCACACATTAGTTGGCTCGTGACGAGCCACTGCCAACGTATTTGTGACTCCTTTGGAAGTTTGGTCAATCATCAGTACGGTAATCAACACTTCCATTTTGTCTTTTTGATAAAGTTCCCTTCTGCGCTTTACACTTGTTAGCATGAAACAGGCTATCGGGACCACGGATGAAACCATGGTGCTTAGACTGGTTCCAAATGATCGACCAccgtagtcaaccaatggtggACCATTCTAGGTTTGAGTGAAAAAAAGTCCACTTTTAGTTAACCATGGAGAGCACTCGAACTCGCTCATTGTTGCAGCCAACGGGCATAGCTGCAGACTCATACACAGCCTAACAATCACAATGAAGAATCAAAACAAACTCACGGCTGTAACGACCGCTGGTGTTTTCAGCGTGAGTACAATAAGACCTTGCTGTATGAAGTGGAGGTTACATCTGTCATCTGATGCTAAGATATAATTACTCATCTGCCCTGAAGAACCAACCAGGAGGGTTGCTAGTAGAGACTTGACCCCTGAGGGACCGTTGTCTACCTGTTGGAACAATTCAGACAAGGGTCAGACACCATAAACGTAAAAGGATGGTGAAACATCTGACTGTGGATGTtcgttcaaaggcactggacattgttagcataacaactatAACTTGGTAttatgagcaacggagagcttttgatagtattaaacattgtgagaaatggctccctctgaaataacatactttttgagaatAAGGTGAATTCTCACTTAAAGATTATAAGACTTCAGGCCTCATTTTAACTACATAGCCTGGCAACTTAACTGGAgtctaataataacaaaataataataataataataataacatgcatttatgaCGCGCTtgaaagccattgtacactttcggaacaggaaaaaaaaaggttcacagatttacaaataacttacagggtttacagaaggtaaagacttctcttgaaatattattccatgaaatgctttactttttgagaaaaaatttaaacaattatcagtgggttttcccgttattttctcccaactccgattaCTGATTGAgcgtaaattttcacaggtttgttattttatatataagttgtgataaacgaagtgtgggacttggaaaatactgtttactgaaagtgtccaatggctttaaaacattgtttcaAAGTGCCTTACACATTTTACTACACCCAAGTTAATTGGCTCTTACACATTCttaaaaccatctcaactccttgGGATTAGGCAGCACTGGCAGCAAAATGGGCACACAAAGATT encodes:
- the LOC139948598 gene encoding uncharacterized protein — its product is MPHKTSLQTLWKTKLRHPFNHIVVGKLFRLPNDYIVVGCEDGIIRMYDIPSSQGPNTELDEPEPRQCLETKGGPVQSLVLADITHFSTADLIAGDSRGTMTIFCNGQILSRQSISELSLNFLQVDTDAAGNPSLLAGDTGGVINALLPYSHLWKLQLNPVSQSVDNGPSGVKSLLATLLVGSSGQMSNYILASDDRCNLHFIQQGLIVLTLKTPAVVTAMCCGNFLSKDELQTTEVFQGSTSQVALGGKDGSIFIMNNFQIHKAEFANMQLPIMHLASIATGHSDELDSLLSAGHSNYVTLYHNRKLVNRYQASDWINSLAVADLDKNGEQEILIGCRDGWLHALRPL